CGTCGGTAACTTTGGGCGTCCGACCCGTTCCTGACATTGCGTCAGTTCAGTAATCTGACAGTGCGTCAGTTTACTTGTGCTGTCTCACAGGAGCGGGCGGACCGATGCTTGGATCAACCCACGGCACCCTCACCACCGACTCCCGCCGGGCCCGCGTGATCGCCTGCGGCGAGCAGCGGCCCGGCCCCGTCGTCCATGATCAGGTCGACGACCTGGACGTCAGCGGACGGCCGCTGTATGCGCCCGTCCCCGACCTGACCCGCTTCTTCCGGCCCGAGTCGGTCGCCGTGATCGGCGCCTCGGACGCGGAGGGGCGGCCGAACACCGGGATCACCCGGCAACTGCTGGGCTGGGCCGGGCGGGTGGGCGCGCGGGTGCACCCGGTGCATCCGAGCCGTCCGTCGGTCTTCGGCATCCCCTGCGTCGCCTCCGTCGCCGACCTGCCCTCCGGACAGATCGACCTGGCCGTACTGCTGGTGGCCGACCCGCTGCCCGTGATCGAGGAGCTGGCGGACGCCAAGGTGAAGTTCGCGGTCGCCTTCGCCTCCGGGTTCGCCGAGACCGGAGAGGCGGGTGCGGAGGCCCAGCAGCGGCTCGCGGAGGCCGTACGGCGCTCAGGTCTGCGCCTGCTCGGCCCGAACACCAACCTCAACGCCTTCGAGCACTTCCGGGAGGACCTGGAAGGCCCGGCGATAGCGCTGATCACCCAGTCCGGCCACCAGGGCCGCCCCGTGTTCTCGCTCCAGGAGCTGGGCATCCGGCTCTCGCACTGGGCGCCCACCGGCAACGAGGCCGACCTGGAGACCGCCGACTTCCTCTCCTGGTTCGCCGAGCGGCCCGAGGTCGGCGCCATCGCCTGTTACGTGGAGGGCCTGAAGGACGGCCGCGCCTTCCTGCTGGCCGCCGACCGCGCCGCCCGCCGCAAGGTTCCGGTGGTCGCGGTGAAGGTGGGCCGCACCGAGGCCGGCGCCCGTACGGCCGCCTCGCACACCGGCAAGCTGACCGGCGCCGACGACGTGGTGGACGCGGCGATGCGCCAGTTCGGGGTCGTACGGGTCGACGGCCTCGACGAACTCCAGGACACGGCAGCCCTGTTGGCGCGGGCCCGCGCTCCCCTGGCGGACGGTGTGGCCGTCTACTCGATCTCCGGCGGCACCGGCGCCCATGCCGCCGACCTCGCCACGGCGGCCGGGCTACGGCTGCCGCGCCTGTCCGAGGCCAGGCAGACGGAGCTGCACCAGTGGATCCCCGAGTATCTGAGCGTGGCCAACCCGGTGGACAACGGCGGCCATCCGGTGGGCGACTGGCGCGGCCGCAAGATCCTCGACGCGCTTCTCGCCGACCCGTCGATCGGGGTGCTGATCTGCCCGATCACCGGACCCTTCCCGCCCCTGAGCGACAAGCTCGTGACGGACCTGGTCGCGGCGGCCGAGGAGACGGACAAGCTGGTCTGCGTGGTGTGGGGCTCACCGGTGGGGACGGAGCCCGCGTACCGCGAGACCCTGCTCGGCTCGTCACGCGTGGCCACCTTCCGCACGGTGGGCAACTGCCTGACGGCGGTCCGGGCCTGGCTGGACCACCACAGGTTCGTGAGCGACTACCACTCCCCCTTCGACGAGGCCCCGCGCATCCCGTCCCCCTCCTTCCGCAAGGCGGAGGCCCTGATGCGCCCGGGCCGGCAGCTGAGCGAGCACGCGGCCAAACAACTCCTGCGTGCCTACGGCATCCGGGTCCCGCGCGAACAGCTGGTGACCAGCGCGGCAGCGGCCGTGCGCGCCGCCGCCCAGGTCGGCTACCCGGTGGTGATGAAGGCCTCCGGCGCGCAGATCGCCCACAAGACCGAACTGGGCCTGGTGAAGATCGGGCTGACGTCCGCCAGCCAGGTCCGCGACACCTACCGCGAGCTGATGGACATCGCCCGCTACGAGGGTGTCTCGCTGGACGGGATCCTGGTGTGCCAGATGGTCGAGCAGGGTGTGGAGATGGTCGTCGGCATGACGCACGACGACCTGTTCGGTCCGACGGTGACGGCCGGCCTCGGCGGAGTCCTGGTGGAGGTCCTGCACGACGCGGCCGTACGGGTCCCTCCGTTCGGTGAGGACCAGGCCCGCGCGATGCTCACCGAACTGCGCGGCCAGGCCCTGCTGGACGGCGTCCGCGGCCGCCCGCCCGCGGACCGGGACGCCCTGGTGGAGGTCGTCCTCCGGGTCCAGCGCATGGCCCTCGAACTGGGAGAGCACATAGCGGAGTTGGATATCAACCCGCTGATGGTGCTGCCACGGGGGCAGGGAGCGGTGGCACTGGACGCGCTGGTGGTGTGCAGGTGAACGATCTCCTGCCGGAGGCCCGCGAGCAGGTCCTGTATCTGACGCTCAACCGCCCCGACGCCCTCAACGCCCTCACTCCGCCCCTGCGGGACGACCTCATCCACCGCCTGACGGAGGCGTCGGCGGACCCGGACGTACGGGCGGTGGTCCTGACCGGCACGGGACGCGGCTTCTGCGCGGGCGCGGACCTGCGGACCGGGGCCGGCTCCGGCTCCAGCTCCGGCGCCCATGCCGACGCGGGTGCCCGGCTCCCCGGTGACGTGGCCCGCACCATCCGTCTCGGCGCCCAGCGCCTGATCGCGGCGGTCCTGGACTGCGAGAAGCCGGTGCTCGCCGCGGTGAACGGCACGGCGGCGGGCCTGGGCGCGCATCTGGCGTTCGCCTGCGATCTGATCCTGGCCGCCGAGTCGGCTCGCTTCATCGAGGTGTTCGTACGCCGGGGCCTGGTACCGGACGCGGGCGGCGCCTATCTCCTCCCCCGCCTGCTGGGCCCCCACCGGGCGAAGGAACTGATGTTCTTCGGCGACGCCCTGCCGGCGCCGGACGCGGAACGCCTGGGCCTGATCAACCGGGCCGTCCCGGACGACGAGTTGCAGAAAACGGCCCACGCATGGGCAACCCGCCTGGCCTCCGCTCCCACCCGCGCCCTCGCCCTGACCAAGCACCTGGTGAACACCTCCCTGGAAACGGACCGCGCAACC
The genomic region above belongs to Streptomyces sp. CG1 and contains:
- a CDS encoding acetate--CoA ligase family protein, which translates into the protein MLGSTHGTLTTDSRRARVIACGEQRPGPVVHDQVDDLDVSGRPLYAPVPDLTRFFRPESVAVIGASDAEGRPNTGITRQLLGWAGRVGARVHPVHPSRPSVFGIPCVASVADLPSGQIDLAVLLVADPLPVIEELADAKVKFAVAFASGFAETGEAGAEAQQRLAEAVRRSGLRLLGPNTNLNAFEHFREDLEGPAIALITQSGHQGRPVFSLQELGIRLSHWAPTGNEADLETADFLSWFAERPEVGAIACYVEGLKDGRAFLLAADRAARRKVPVVAVKVGRTEAGARTAASHTGKLTGADDVVDAAMRQFGVVRVDGLDELQDTAALLARARAPLADGVAVYSISGGTGAHAADLATAAGLRLPRLSEARQTELHQWIPEYLSVANPVDNGGHPVGDWRGRKILDALLADPSIGVLICPITGPFPPLSDKLVTDLVAAAEETDKLVCVVWGSPVGTEPAYRETLLGSSRVATFRTVGNCLTAVRAWLDHHRFVSDYHSPFDEAPRIPSPSFRKAEALMRPGRQLSEHAAKQLLRAYGIRVPREQLVTSAAAAVRAAAQVGYPVVMKASGAQIAHKTELGLVKIGLTSASQVRDTYRELMDIARYEGVSLDGILVCQMVEQGVEMVVGMTHDDLFGPTVTAGLGGVLVEVLHDAAVRVPPFGEDQARAMLTELRGQALLDGVRGRPPADRDALVEVVLRVQRMALELGEHIAELDINPLMVLPRGQGAVALDALVVCR
- a CDS encoding enoyl-CoA hydratase/isomerase family protein — its product is MQVNDLLPEAREQVLYLTLNRPDALNALTPPLRDDLIHRLTEASADPDVRAVVLTGTGRGFCAGADLRTGAGSGSSSGAHADAGARLPGDVARTIRLGAQRLIAAVLDCEKPVLAAVNGTAAGLGAHLAFACDLILAAESARFIEVFVRRGLVPDAGGAYLLPRLLGPHRAKELMFFGDALPAPDAERLGLINRAVPDDELQKTAHAWATRLASAPTRALALTKHLVNTSLETDRATAFAAEAWAQEINMPTEDAREGLRAFVERREPEFRGR